The following coding sequences lie in one Cydia strobilella chromosome 16, ilCydStro3.1, whole genome shotgun sequence genomic window:
- the LOC134748661 gene encoding neurochondrin homolog, with amino-acid sequence MGDISESIQKCVLILKSAKTDTEKFAALFMVTKLVKAKDCKANAKKALFEAIGFGFLKKLLTCTLEDDCPPSVYKSVALSVLTCFCNEPELATHPEMLANIPVFLDIVQTSDDSDYDDNLIIISEAYTCLQCIAEQEAGQKALIEVGAITKMSEIYSHQSFQTDEALNILVKLVSRYGPAAWGNDPKPFHALVNKISLDFATDQSERKFELAAILSALLYSCNKSTVIPGSSEETWPMSIYKALHDILTSKIGKNQRDPALKLAANIVDLLGIEWTFNDEENPKKFFLLLLQLCAIEVRMQLDDRSFKQAFANADLVTACFIVLELSINYMALDQLDLEQKEKQSVYTSLKGAFNAVVSQLGKVSNDKSRDKLPDAEKVYVCAMVRVLFAWIAQETTAMREQIYALLPFMFQLANDSFHAYRSRKLAEKNQSEGEAMDMDTTLMGQVDLLRLMLPALCHLAVEDKARDIMFNLKQEDILYEAVSFHWSIVHYKKPPVPKSERLKVKTQPEAEIDPKVLEDMKDSRAAMVSLCNIFMNLTVLAPKIVDNSVLFNTLLKFIFNNLPELKQIPENLVLHGHLAVLGLLLLKQQASKVKKNDFSICRYIQSTIRFLWDAYNVDESNDPTALVVSMSYKENWSEIADLWFLGMQTMSGVLTIVPWISEFAIESGWAEGIAEMLAKVKVGTLPPNVKSAFEDFLCRLVDSNEGAIPVLKKGGALKMCRNHRLMDLGKKLFGD; translated from the coding sequence ATGGGTGATATATCGGAGTCAATTCAGAAATGCGTTCTCATTCTGAAGTCCGCGAAAACCGACACAGAAAAGTTCGCCGCGCTTTTCATGGTGACTAAACTAGTGAAGGCGAAAGACTGCAAGGCGAACGCGAAAAAAGCGCTGTTTGAAGCTATCGGATTCGGATTCCTGAAGAAACTGCTGACCTGCACTTTAGAAGATGACTGCCCGCCCTCAGTGTATAAGTCAGTGGCACTCTCGGTTCTTACATGCTTCTGCAATGAGCCAGAGCTTGCCACACATCCGGAAATGCTGGCTAACATACCGGTGTTCCTGGACATAGTGCAGACATCAGACGATTCAGACTATGACGAcaacctcatcatcatcagcgaAGCATACACATGTCTACAGTGCATCGCTGAGCAGGAAGCGGGCCAGAAAGCTCTGATCGAAGTGGGTGCCATAACTAAGATGTCTGAAATCTATTCACATCAAAGTTTCCAAACAGATGAAGCCCTTAACATTCTTGTGAAATTGGTAAGCAGATACGGCCCCGCTGCTTGGGGTAATGACCCTAAACCGTTCCATGCATTAGTCAACAAAATATCGTTAGATTTTGCTACCGATCAATCAGAAAGGAAGTTTGAATTGGCTGCTATATTGAGTGCATTGTTATACAGTTGCAACAAAAGCACTGTTATACCTGGATCTTCAGAGGAAACTTGGCCAATGAGCATTTACAAAGCTCTGCATGACATCTTGACGAGCAAGATCGGGAAAAACCAGAGAGATCCCGCTTTGAAACTAGCAGCTAACATTGTAGATTTACTTGGAATTGAGTGGACTTTCAATGATGAAGAGAATCCTAAGAAGTTCTTCCTGTTGTTGCTTCAGTTGTGCGCAATTGAAGTCAGAATGCAACTAGATGACAGAAGTTTTAAACAAGCCTTCGCCAATGCTGACTTAGTCACTGCTTGCTTCATTGTATTGGAATTATCCATCAACTACATGGCCTTGGATCAGCTTGACTTGGAACAGAAAGAAAAGCAGTCTGTCTACACAAGCCTTAAGGGAGCCTTTAATGCTGTTGTCTCACAATTGGGTAAAGTATCCAATGATAAGAGCAGGGACAAGTTACCTGATGCTGAAAAGGTATATGTTTGTGCCATGGTCAGAGTACTATTTGCCTGGATTGCACAGGAAACTACAGCTATGCGTGAGCAAATTTATGCACTACTCCCATTCATGTTCCAACTTGCCAATGACTCTTTCCATGCTTACCGATCAAGGAAACTAGCTGAGAAGAACCAATCAGAAGGAGAAGCAATGGACATGGACACAACACTAATGGGTCAAGTTGATTTACTCCGTTTAATGTTACCAGCTCTTTGTCATTTGGCTGTAGAAGACAAAGCCAGAGATATCATGTTCAACTTGAAACAGGAAGATATCCTCTATGAGGCTGTAAGCTTCCATTGGTCAATAGTTCACTACAAGAAACCTCCAGTACCAAAGTCAGAACGCTTGAAAGTCAAAACTCAACCTGAGGCTGAAATAGACCCTAAAGTATTAGAAGACATGAAGGACTCCCGAGCTGCCATGGTCAGCCTCTGCAACATATTCATGAACCTTACAGTACTAGCACCTAAAATTGTAGACAACAGTGTACTGTTCAACACTTTACTGAAGTTTATCTTCAACAACTTACCAGAGCTGAAACAGATTCCAGAAAACTTGGTTTTGCATGGTCATCTAGCTGTCCTAGGCCTCCTTTTACTGAAACAGCAAGCTAGTAAGGTAAAGAAGAATGACTTTTCCATTTGCAGATACATTCAGTCTACAATTCGGTTTCTCTGGGATGCTTACAATGTTGATGAGTCTAATGATCCCACTGCTCTTGTTGTCTCCATGAGTTACAAAGAAAACTGGAGTGAAATTGCTGATCTATGGTTCCTTGGCATGCAAACCATGAGTGGGGTGCTAACTATTGTACCGTGGATCTCAGAGTTTGCCATTGAGAGTGGCTGGGCTGAGGGCATTGCTGAAATGCTTGCAAAGGTAAAAGTTGGAACACTTCCCCCCAATGTCAAATCTGCATTTGAGGACTTCCTTTGCAGACTAGTAGACTCAAATGAAGGTGCTATCCCAGTCCTTAAGAAAGGAGGAGCACTGAAAATGTGCAGAAACCACCGATTAATGGACTTAGGCAAGAAATTGTTTGGAGACTAA